In Myxococcales bacterium, a single genomic region encodes these proteins:
- a CDS encoding response regulator, translated as MADDSVTMRAALRTLLELDSSIDVVGEARDGEEAVELASVLAPDVITMDVLMPRLNGLEATGRIMAKTPARILLVCAVGDSGGVDLSFRAMDIGALELIAKPSGHDLTAWGAALRQTVRLMAEVPVVRRWRAPTSVAPPPLKTAPQRAVVGIVASTGGPPALAQLLSQLPSGLPASFLVAQHMAQGFTSGLHRWLVDVSSLPVHIAESGSPLALGAVYLAPDGQDLELGRDQRIAARTPRSSHTPSGDRLLESIALAAGTNSVGMILTGMGDDGVRGLRAIRAAGGRTLVQDEASSVVYGMPRAAAEAQLADYVASLDVMPALIVDMVAKERK; from the coding sequence GTGGCCGATGACTCCGTGACGATGCGCGCGGCGCTGCGGACCCTGCTCGAGCTCGACAGTTCCATCGACGTCGTGGGCGAGGCCCGCGACGGCGAGGAGGCGGTGGAGCTCGCATCGGTGCTCGCGCCCGATGTCATCACGATGGATGTGCTGATGCCGCGGCTGAACGGCCTTGAGGCCACGGGGCGCATCATGGCGAAGACGCCAGCCCGCATCCTTTTGGTCTGCGCCGTCGGCGACTCGGGCGGGGTCGATCTTTCGTTTCGCGCCATGGACATCGGCGCCCTTGAGCTCATCGCAAAACCTTCGGGGCACGATCTGACCGCTTGGGGGGCTGCCCTCCGGCAAACGGTGCGGCTCATGGCGGAGGTCCCCGTCGTCAGGCGCTGGCGCGCGCCCACGTCTGTGGCGCCGCCACCGCTCAAGACCGCGCCGCAGAGAGCCGTTGTCGGCATCGTCGCGTCAACGGGCGGACCGCCGGCGCTTGCCCAGCTCCTGTCTCAACTGCCATCAGGCCTGCCGGCCTCGTTTCTCGTGGCGCAACACATGGCGCAGGGCTTCACGTCCGGGCTGCATCGGTGGCTCGTCGACGTGAGCTCCCTGCCGGTGCACATCGCCGAGAGCGGAAGTCCGCTCGCTCTCGGCGCTGTCTACCTCGCGCCCGACGGTCAGGACCTGGAGTTGGGCCGCGACCAGCGCATCGCAGCGCGCACCCCGCGCTCGTCGCACACGCCGTCGGGAGACCGATTGCTCGAGTCCATCGCCCTGGCGGCCGGCACGAACTCCGTGGGGATGATCTTGACGGGCATGGGCGACGACGGAGTGCGAGGGCTCCGTGCGATTCGGGCCGCCGGGGGTCGAACGCTCGTGCAGGACGAGGCGTCGTCGGTGGTCTACGGAATGCCACGCGCCGCCGCCGAAGCCCAATTGGCCGACTACGTGGCGTCGCTCGACGTCATGCCAGCTTTGATCGTCGACATGGTGGCGAAGGAGAGAAAATGA
- a CDS encoding methyltransferase, giving the protein MQQHNLRHERQDLAPPRGTRRRKIGFRPDAIPYAGAAQAIRARFPRSLAPAEVARRVSSGDAELERTLLEAVSVGETFFFRHPEHFGLLVDYLASVPRKDSLVVWSAGCATGEESYSVAACLTASFPGVDVRILGTDVAARNVLAASRGTYGAWSVRDAGPILFPVFDAQEGDPGAYTVLPRIRACTSFQEHNVLDEPPAPGRFDVVFCRNVLLYFSEDAAARAIERLASALAPGGLLVFGTLDLEGTPPGTERFGPREANIFVKRGPARKTKRPSLRAPAPLAPVASPRKSVKPPPRARSVPPPKLPSPSMAPAAPPRVAHDDANIAVHVSVLSALERGDAARAEDLLVALRASSPDYLPGLFELAVVLARRGQRGEAESIMRDILRRTRTLDSHEVVVGPEELTVAYYRVAAEAYLGFAVAPGGERR; this is encoded by the coding sequence CAAGACCTTGCGCCTCCTCGTGGCACGCGTCGCCGAAAAATTGGGTTTCGGCCCGACGCGATTCCCTACGCGGGGGCCGCGCAGGCGATTCGCGCACGTTTCCCGCGAAGCCTCGCGCCGGCGGAGGTCGCGCGCCGTGTTTCCTCCGGCGACGCCGAGCTCGAACGGACGCTGCTCGAGGCGGTGTCGGTCGGCGAAACGTTCTTCTTTCGGCATCCGGAACACTTCGGATTGCTCGTCGACTACCTCGCGTCGGTTCCGCGGAAGGACAGCCTCGTGGTCTGGAGCGCGGGCTGCGCGACCGGTGAGGAGAGCTACTCAGTCGCCGCGTGCCTGACGGCGAGCTTTCCCGGCGTCGACGTTCGGATTCTCGGCACCGACGTCGCGGCACGAAACGTCCTGGCCGCGTCGCGTGGGACCTACGGCGCGTGGTCGGTGCGCGATGCGGGGCCGATCCTCTTCCCCGTGTTCGACGCGCAAGAAGGAGACCCTGGCGCGTACACCGTCTTGCCGCGGATTCGCGCGTGCACGTCCTTTCAGGAGCACAACGTGCTCGACGAGCCTCCGGCGCCGGGGCGCTTTGACGTCGTGTTTTGTCGCAACGTCCTGCTCTACTTCTCCGAGGATGCCGCGGCGCGGGCCATCGAGCGCCTCGCCTCGGCGCTCGCGCCCGGAGGCCTGCTCGTCTTCGGAACCCTCGACTTGGAGGGAACTCCGCCGGGGACGGAGCGATTCGGGCCGCGCGAGGCGAACATCTTCGTGAAGCGCGGCCCTGCGCGGAAGACCAAGCGACCGTCGCTTCGTGCGCCGGCCCCGCTCGCACCGGTCGCTTCGCCGCGCAAGTCGGTCAAACCACCGCCGCGAGCGCGCTCGGTGCCGCCACCGAAGCTCCCGTCGCCTTCGATGGCACCGGCGGCGCCGCCCCGCGTCGCGCACGACGACGCGAACATCGCCGTTCACGTGTCCGTGCTCTCGGCCCTCGAGCGCGGTGACGCTGCGCGCGCCGAGGACCTGCTCGTGGCGCTACGAGCCTCGTCGCCGGACTACTTGCCGGGACTCTTCGAGCTCGCCGTCGTGCTTGCGCGTCGGGGCCAGCGCGGCGAGGCTGAGTCGATCATGCGAGACATCCTGCGTCGCACACGCACGCTCGATTCGCACGAGGTTGTCGTGGGGCCCGAGGAGCTGACGGTCGCGTATTACCGCGTGGCCGCCGAGGCGTACCTCGGCTTCGCCGTCGCCCCGGGAGGAGAGCGGCGATGA
- a CDS encoding response regulator, whose product MALDPLLAPLVRGFAAEAEEIAETITRALLDLEKGGTEGADEHYREVARGLHTLKGTAGSLGLSNLSELAHRLEDLVGPLRAAREAMSADVADLVLRGLDSYLTTLRATADGRDDSAAEVALGVLEQPSPTSRAMLEELAPASQEFDEVDIALRVDAKSATELMRRVEFLRELRLQLGDRRRALRQSLIAAERLPKGQTGELRTLLASLDRGLGADEELAGDILQNLEESLRTVFLQPLRTVLEPLHRGVRDQCRSVGKEAALSIVGAEISLDRRLLDALRASVVQLLRNAVDHGIEKPDDRRRAGKHREGSIVVRVTQHGNLVSVEVSDDGGGIDLERVRAVAIERGVVAKDVAAGLTERELAGLIFAPGFSTKAEVTKTSGRGVGLDLVKERIEALGGGVVVDSRAGQGTRVVLDLPVEFGSSPLLVVGVGDHEVAVPMLSVESVLRCELSQVTALRGELRLSVAAELVPIHDLGALLGVRFERAPTKGAPLLLVQSQGRRAALLVDTVLGERDLAILALPAELRHLAAYQGASMEADGRLLMVVKAEWVTDSKVSSASLERRALVIDDSLTARALHRAILEAGGFGVHAVSSAELGLEALRATTYEAVVCDIGMAGMDGLAFAEALRAIPERASTPLVLVSARADAATQREALARGADAFVTKAECAAGRLLAEVRGAVTRRRGAA is encoded by the coding sequence GTGGCGCTTGATCCGCTCCTCGCTCCGCTCGTGCGTGGCTTCGCCGCCGAAGCGGAGGAGATCGCCGAGACGATCACGCGCGCCCTCTTGGATCTCGAGAAGGGCGGAACCGAGGGCGCCGACGAGCACTATCGGGAGGTCGCTCGCGGGCTCCACACGCTGAAGGGAACGGCCGGCTCGCTGGGCCTTTCGAATTTGTCGGAGCTCGCCCATAGGCTCGAGGACCTCGTGGGGCCCCTGCGCGCGGCCCGCGAGGCGATGTCCGCCGACGTCGCCGACCTCGTCTTGAGGGGCCTCGACTCCTACCTGACGACGTTGCGCGCCACCGCCGACGGCCGCGACGATTCGGCCGCCGAGGTCGCCCTGGGCGTCCTTGAGCAACCGTCGCCGACGTCGCGCGCGATGCTGGAGGAGCTGGCGCCGGCGTCCCAGGAGTTCGACGAGGTCGACATCGCGCTCCGCGTCGACGCGAAGAGCGCCACGGAATTGATGCGGCGCGTAGAGTTCCTGCGCGAGCTGCGGCTGCAGTTGGGGGACCGGCGCAGGGCCTTGCGCCAATCTCTGATCGCGGCGGAGCGCTTGCCTAAGGGGCAGACGGGGGAGCTTCGAACGCTCCTCGCTTCCCTGGACCGCGGCCTCGGCGCCGATGAAGAGCTGGCCGGTGACATCCTTCAAAACCTCGAAGAGTCGCTGCGGACCGTGTTCCTGCAGCCGCTGCGTACGGTCTTGGAGCCACTCCATCGCGGCGTGCGCGATCAGTGTCGGTCGGTCGGCAAAGAGGCGGCGCTGTCGATCGTCGGCGCGGAGATATCCCTCGACCGTCGACTCCTCGATGCGCTCCGCGCCTCGGTCGTCCAGCTCTTGCGCAACGCCGTGGACCACGGCATCGAGAAGCCCGACGACCGGCGCCGCGCCGGCAAGCACCGCGAAGGAAGCATCGTCGTCCGTGTCACGCAACACGGAAACCTTGTCTCCGTCGAGGTGTCCGACGACGGTGGGGGCATCGATCTCGAACGCGTTCGCGCCGTCGCCATCGAGCGCGGCGTCGTCGCCAAGGACGTCGCCGCCGGGTTGACCGAGCGCGAGCTGGCGGGGCTCATCTTCGCGCCTGGCTTCTCGACGAAGGCGGAGGTCACCAAGACCAGCGGACGCGGCGTTGGCCTCGATCTCGTGAAGGAGCGCATCGAGGCGCTCGGCGGCGGCGTTGTCGTCGACAGCCGCGCGGGGCAGGGGACGCGTGTGGTCTTGGATTTGCCGGTCGAGTTCGGCAGCTCGCCGCTCCTGGTCGTTGGTGTCGGCGATCACGAAGTCGCGGTGCCGATGCTGTCCGTCGAGTCGGTGCTGCGCTGCGAGTTGAGTCAGGTGACAGCCTTGCGCGGAGAGCTGCGCTTGTCGGTCGCCGCGGAGCTCGTGCCCATCCACGACCTCGGCGCGCTGCTTGGGGTTCGCTTTGAGCGCGCACCCACCAAGGGGGCTCCGCTGCTCCTCGTGCAGAGCCAAGGGCGGCGAGCCGCGCTCTTGGTCGACACTGTGCTCGGCGAGCGCGATCTCGCGATTCTCGCGCTGCCGGCGGAGCTGCGACACCTCGCGGCCTATCAGGGCGCCTCCATGGAGGCCGATGGGCGGCTCCTCATGGTGGTCAAGGCCGAGTGGGTGACGGACTCGAAGGTCAGCTCGGCGTCGTTGGAACGGCGGGCCCTGGTGATCGATGACTCGCTGACGGCGCGGGCGCTTCACCGCGCGATCCTTGAAGCAGGAGGCTTTGGGGTCCACGCGGTGAGCAGCGCCGAACTCGGCCTCGAGGCTCTCCGCGCGACCACCTACGAGGCCGTGGTGTGCGACATCGGAATGGCGGGGATGGACGGCCTCGCCTTCGCGGAGGCGCTGCGCGCCATTCCGGAGCGAGCGTCGACGCCGCTCGTTCTGGTGTCCGCGCGCGCCGACGCGGCGACACAACGCGAGGCGCTGGCGCGCGGCGCCGACGCCTTCGTCACGAAGGCCGAGTGCGCGGCGGGGCGCCTCTTGGCTGAGGTGCGCGGCGCTGTCACGCGCCGCCGGGGGGCGGCGTAG
- a CDS encoding chemotaxis protein CheW has product MKESLSPGAQRLLEARAIRLAAPAHEAASEETVWLATFAVGDLEVGLPLDALRAALPLRRVTPVPLAPPEVIGVLRFSGAVLPVYSLAFMLGGQPSRRDSTHLLVVERGAGRLVAFDCVQVPLATTRPAREIELARARTREGEPLTDVMLGDRVLTLVDVGRLCAVWEKKRGA; this is encoded by the coding sequence ATGAAGGAGTCGCTCTCCCCCGGCGCTCAGCGTTTGCTTGAGGCGCGGGCGATTCGCCTAGCGGCGCCGGCTCACGAGGCGGCGAGCGAAGAAACCGTTTGGTTGGCGACGTTCGCCGTGGGTGATCTCGAGGTTGGACTACCGCTTGACGCGTTGCGCGCGGCGCTTCCGCTGCGTCGCGTGACGCCGGTGCCGCTCGCGCCGCCGGAGGTGATTGGCGTCCTTCGCTTCTCTGGTGCGGTCCTGCCCGTCTACAGCCTCGCGTTCATGCTCGGGGGGCAGCCTTCGCGTCGTGATTCTACGCACCTCCTGGTGGTGGAGCGCGGCGCCGGACGACTCGTCGCCTTTGACTGCGTTCAAGTACCCCTCGCGACGACCCGGCCCGCGCGCGAAATCGAACTGGCTCGCGCTCGCACGCGCGAAGGAGAGCCGCTCACGGACGTGATGCTCGGTGACCGTGTCCTCACGCTCGTCGACGTGGGGCGCCTGTGTGCCGTCTGGGAGAAGAAGCGTGGCGCTTGA